One genomic segment of Labilithrix sp. includes these proteins:
- a CDS encoding bifunctional riboflavin kinase/FAD synthetase, with amino-acid sequence MSSVIVIGNLDGVHRGHQAVLRQARAIADERGLTVGVLTFDPHPTLVLRGSGPPLLTTIARRVELLRHHGADDVVVEPFTAALAAMTPADFAKELLAERLRAKVVVVGANFRFGAQRAGDLETLRAHGKDLGFDVAAAEIAGDAKGKYSSTRVRAAIDAGDLAEAAAILGRPHSISGTVEHGDHRGRTIGFPTANLGGVTEMLPPHGVYAVLADERPAVMNLGVRPTVDGQNLRLEVHLFDFDGDLYGQALRVHFIAKIRDEKRFSGLDELKAQIAADAASARGLLAGLPPKAAR; translated from the coding sequence GTGAGCAGCGTCATCGTCATCGGAAACCTCGACGGCGTGCACCGTGGCCATCAGGCGGTGCTGCGCCAGGCGCGCGCGATCGCCGACGAGCGCGGCCTCACGGTCGGGGTCCTGACGTTCGATCCCCATCCCACGCTCGTCCTCCGCGGCTCGGGCCCGCCGCTCCTCACCACGATCGCGCGGCGCGTCGAGCTCCTCCGTCATCACGGCGCGGACGACGTGGTGGTGGAGCCCTTCACCGCCGCCCTCGCCGCGATGACGCCGGCCGACTTCGCGAAGGAGCTCCTCGCCGAGCGGCTCCGCGCGAAGGTCGTCGTCGTCGGCGCGAACTTCCGCTTCGGCGCCCAGCGCGCCGGCGATCTCGAGACGCTGCGCGCGCACGGCAAGGACCTCGGCTTCGACGTCGCCGCCGCCGAGATCGCGGGCGACGCGAAGGGCAAGTACTCGAGCACGCGTGTCCGCGCGGCGATCGACGCGGGCGATCTCGCGGAGGCGGCCGCGATCCTCGGACGCCCGCACTCGATCTCGGGGACCGTCGAGCACGGCGATCACCGCGGGCGCACGATCGGGTTCCCGACCGCGAACCTCGGCGGCGTCACCGAGATGCTGCCGCCGCATGGTGTGTACGCCGTGCTCGCGGACGAGCGGCCCGCGGTGATGAACCTCGGCGTGCGCCCGACCGTGGACGGGCAGAACCTCCGCCTCGAGGTGCACCTCTTCGACTTCGACGGCGACCTCTACGGTCAGGCGCTCCGGGTCCACTTCATCGCGAAGATCCGGGACGAGAAGCGCTTCTCCGGGCTCGACGAGCTGAAGGCGCAGATCGCCGCCGACGCCGCCTCCGCGCGCGGGCTCCTCGCCGGCTTGCCTCCCAAAGCCGCCCGCTGA
- a CDS encoding TonB-dependent receptor, with protein MRLSRFFALAVGLGVALATADAFAIGQATGRVTGTVIEGQSKAPIPGAVVTVSGGSGVKMVVQTNEEGTFEATQIPPGTYDLVVTYEGLKPFKRRVVVNPDAATPVTIVWSAEAAQEETTVVEEERRLTNPDSPQTGQIYARERTDQLPVSRAYQAISAQVPGATTSGGNPSVKGGRLNNNRLLVNGLDITDPVTNQATASFQMDALDSVQLTTGGFEAKYNALGAITTVQTRRGTNNFHGSAAAYWAPSELVDYDTYGSQIYDGSKPFDYSAIKPKQGRYELNVNAQGPILKDRLFFNAGIRYERSSSVQPAGPPRNAQAPSTVFESIYILGGVTFVPTPAHRIHVESFFDPTHADYDGNTGASANSTTPYSQTGRFAGGRRGTLEWAWQANKHVATKVMIGGNESTIETGPQGLRGIDSSDLTNGVPYDWFRSNHQNQDDGTSWFNAGSHNVITRRRAQLDAAVTATGELGGRHEAEFGLQSMFTEQRSQLSYPGGTSGPNDTTGYGVFYTDRGGGPLDTRLCDLDPQLNPGALSGNYTGTGCFRRTYSRSFAGHSSGNQFATYIQDRYKPRRWLTVLPGVRWDVGTVRATDSAVAVTAHGFGPRLSVIADVTNDQKTIAQVSYGRMTEMPTLSGVVSYDQARRQVGVVEQYDQRTRRFQFAQTTGGSAGTRLNFDKTPASADEILVSGRRELTNGVLIRADYTYRYIRNQYETAEVNAIMDPTGTRTVGWVNGIPQRMTLYGFNPASTARYSGLDLILETRLPIVEVQGSYTLSQSMGNAGSGAFDNPRFAPFYQSFQNVDTRHAIKTSTTFHPFPGFTIGLILNWRSGSALIKSYSANESGYSVRRAPTGFEPGSYPNTGTANPGQLGTYSDLRSWSTFRTPDLFTTNVMVSYDFNTLIKQHVIVNLQINNLLALETATGINTSEGAPTSTQFGLASTRNGFRSFTLGARYEF; from the coding sequence ATGCGTCTTTCTCGCTTCTTTGCCCTCGCCGTGGGGCTCGGCGTCGCGCTCGCGACCGCCGACGCGTTCGCGATCGGTCAGGCGACGGGACGCGTCACCGGCACCGTCATCGAAGGGCAATCGAAGGCGCCGATCCCGGGCGCCGTCGTCACCGTCTCCGGCGGCTCCGGCGTGAAGATGGTCGTGCAGACGAACGAAGAAGGGACGTTCGAGGCGACGCAGATCCCGCCCGGCACCTACGACCTCGTCGTCACCTACGAGGGCCTCAAGCCGTTCAAGCGGCGCGTCGTCGTCAACCCCGACGCCGCGACGCCGGTCACGATCGTGTGGTCGGCGGAGGCGGCGCAGGAGGAGACGACCGTCGTCGAAGAGGAGCGCCGCCTCACGAACCCGGACTCGCCGCAGACGGGTCAGATCTACGCGCGCGAGCGCACCGACCAGCTCCCCGTCTCCCGCGCGTACCAGGCGATCTCGGCGCAGGTGCCGGGCGCGACGACGAGCGGCGGCAACCCGAGCGTGAAGGGCGGGCGGCTCAACAACAACCGCCTCCTCGTGAACGGCCTCGACATCACCGATCCCGTCACGAACCAGGCGACGGCGAGCTTCCAGATGGACGCGCTCGACAGCGTCCAGCTCACGACCGGCGGCTTCGAGGCGAAGTACAACGCGCTCGGCGCGATCACGACCGTGCAGACGCGGCGCGGGACGAACAACTTCCACGGCTCCGCCGCGGCGTACTGGGCGCCGTCGGAGCTCGTCGACTACGACACGTACGGCTCGCAGATCTACGACGGGTCGAAGCCGTTCGATTACAGCGCGATCAAGCCGAAGCAAGGCCGCTACGAGCTGAACGTCAACGCGCAAGGTCCGATCCTCAAGGACCGCCTCTTCTTCAACGCCGGCATCCGCTATGAGCGTTCGAGCTCGGTGCAGCCCGCCGGTCCGCCCCGCAACGCGCAAGCGCCGAGCACCGTCTTCGAGTCGATCTACATCCTCGGCGGCGTCACGTTCGTCCCCACGCCCGCGCATCGCATCCACGTCGAGAGCTTCTTCGATCCGACCCACGCCGACTACGACGGCAACACCGGCGCGAGCGCGAACTCCACCACGCCCTACTCGCAGACCGGCCGCTTCGCCGGCGGCCGCCGCGGCACGCTCGAGTGGGCGTGGCAGGCGAACAAACACGTCGCGACGAAGGTCATGATCGGCGGCAACGAGAGCACGATCGAGACCGGCCCGCAGGGCCTCCGCGGCATCGACTCGAGCGACCTCACGAACGGCGTCCCCTACGACTGGTTCCGCTCGAACCACCAGAACCAGGACGACGGGACGAGCTGGTTCAACGCCGGGAGCCACAACGTCATCACGCGCCGCCGCGCGCAGCTCGACGCCGCCGTCACCGCGACGGGTGAGCTCGGCGGCCGCCACGAGGCCGAGTTCGGCCTCCAGAGCATGTTCACGGAGCAGCGCTCGCAGCTCAGCTACCCCGGCGGCACGAGCGGCCCGAACGACACGACCGGCTACGGTGTATTCTACACCGATCGCGGCGGCGGCCCGCTCGACACGCGCCTCTGCGACCTCGACCCCCAGCTCAACCCCGGCGCGCTGAGCGGCAACTACACCGGCACGGGCTGCTTCCGCCGCACGTACAGTCGCAGCTTCGCCGGCCACTCGAGCGGCAACCAGTTCGCGACGTACATCCAGGACCGCTACAAGCCGCGGCGCTGGCTCACCGTCCTCCCCGGCGTCCGCTGGGACGTCGGCACCGTGCGCGCGACCGACAGCGCGGTCGCCGTCACCGCGCACGGCTTCGGCCCGCGCCTCTCCGTCATCGCCGACGTGACGAACGATCAGAAGACGATCGCGCAGGTCTCGTACGGCCGCATGACCGAGATGCCGACGCTCTCCGGCGTCGTCTCGTACGACCAGGCGCGGCGCCAGGTCGGCGTCGTCGAGCAGTACGACCAGCGGACGCGGCGCTTCCAGTTCGCGCAGACGACGGGCGGCTCCGCCGGCACGCGCCTCAACTTCGACAAGACCCCGGCGAGCGCGGACGAGATCCTCGTCTCGGGCCGCCGCGAGCTCACGAACGGCGTCCTCATCCGCGCCGACTACACGTATCGCTACATTCGCAATCAGTACGAGACGGCCGAGGTCAACGCGATCATGGACCCGACCGGCACGCGCACGGTCGGCTGGGTCAACGGCATTCCGCAGCGCATGACGCTCTACGGCTTCAACCCGGCCTCGACCGCGCGCTATTCGGGGCTCGACCTCATCCTCGAGACGAGGCTCCCCATCGTCGAGGTGCAGGGCTCCTACACGCTCTCGCAGTCGATGGGAAACGCCGGCTCGGGCGCGTTCGACAACCCACGCTTCGCGCCATTTTATCAAAGTTTCCAGAACGTCGACACGCGACACGCGATCAAGACGAGCACGACGTTCCACCCGTTCCCCGGATTCACGATCGGGCTCATCCTCAATTGGCGCTCCGGCAGCGCGCTGATCAAGAGTTACTCCGCCAACGAGTCCGGCTACAGCGTCCGCCGCGCCCCGACGGGCTTCGAGCCGGGCTCGTACCCCAACACCGGCACCGCGAACCCGGGCCAGCTCGGGACCTACAGCGACCTCCGCTCGTGGTCGACGTTCCGCACGCCCGACCTCTTCACGACGAACGTCATGGTCTCGTACGACTTCAACACCCTCATCAAGCAGCACGTGATCGTCAACCTGCAGATCAACAACCTCCTCGCGCTCGAGACCGCGACCGGCATCAACACGAGCGAAGGCGCGCCGACCTCCACCCAGTTCGGCCTCGCCTCCACGCGCAACGGCTTCCGCTCGTTCACCCTCGGTGCGCGCTATGAGTTCTAG
- a CDS encoding tetratricopeptide repeat protein: MDRVDLERLDRESLVLRAQAAGIRRARVLTRPELVDELLRLDVRIDEAQLKRSRGFFGLARDLLSRVVERGLHLPDAAERFRAALVDPVREVPRPEAQAIPTVTLAEIYAAQGHKDRAIDTLRRVLAEEPDHLAARALLEKLEAKDYVPPTEPLPPEPEVEPVQPDPEPEPEPDPEAEVLTVAPPSERAPIADRCVAVPAGGAHYVWWSLSAASQQLAEESFFFLRIVTIAPSWEGPRVETRDLAADPRAGELVLRDLPADAVVRIAIGFVPAGEFVPVAHSPALELGPGSTLRHWTFDASEPSLLDDAIVRAAAERAAQIVAG, translated from the coding sequence ATGGACCGCGTCGATCTCGAGCGGCTCGATCGCGAGAGCCTCGTCCTCCGCGCGCAGGCGGCCGGCATCCGGCGCGCGCGCGTCCTCACGCGGCCCGAGCTCGTCGACGAGCTCCTCCGCCTCGACGTGAGGATCGACGAGGCGCAGCTCAAGCGATCGCGCGGCTTCTTCGGCCTCGCGCGCGACCTGCTCTCGCGCGTCGTCGAGCGCGGCCTCCACTTGCCCGACGCGGCGGAGCGCTTCCGCGCGGCGCTCGTCGATCCGGTCCGCGAGGTCCCGCGGCCCGAGGCGCAGGCGATCCCGACCGTCACGCTCGCGGAGATCTACGCCGCGCAAGGACACAAGGACCGCGCGATCGACACGCTCCGCCGCGTCCTCGCGGAGGAGCCCGACCACCTCGCCGCGCGCGCCCTCCTCGAGAAGCTCGAGGCGAAGGACTACGTCCCGCCGACGGAGCCGCTCCCCCCCGAGCCGGAGGTCGAGCCCGTCCAGCCCGATCCCGAGCCCGAGCCCGAGCCCGATCCGGAGGCCGAGGTCCTGACCGTGGCGCCGCCATCGGAGCGAGCGCCGATCGCCGATCGCTGCGTCGCGGTCCCCGCCGGCGGCGCGCACTACGTCTGGTGGAGCCTCTCGGCCGCGTCGCAGCAGCTCGCCGAGGAGTCGTTCTTCTTCCTCCGGATCGTCACGATCGCGCCGTCGTGGGAAGGTCCGCGCGTCGAGACGCGAGACCTCGCCGCGGATCCGCGCGCGGGCGAGCTCGTCCTCCGTGACCTCCCCGCCGACGCGGTGGTGCGCATCGCGATCGGGTTCGTCCCCGCCGGCGAGTTCGTCCCCGTCGCGCACTCCCCTGCGCTCGAGCTCGGGCCCGGCAGCACCCTCCGGCACTGGACCTTCGACGCGAGCGAGCCGAGCCTCCTCGACGACGCGATCGTCCGCGCGGCGGCGGAGCGCGCGGCGCAAATCGTAGCGGGTTGA
- a CDS encoding ankyrin repeat domain-containing protein yields the protein MSEDLLLYAQLGRADRIARLVAGGVDPDWRREDGVTTLMMAAMTGRLEVMSSLIDCGATIDLQAPDGTTALLAACAYARTTRDIAGVELLLARGADPNLGNTEGNDALMLCARHGLVEGVVALVKAGAKPNRANRHGSTALMQAARGHLVETVRVLLRAGADRALLDENGLNASRYAYEVGPPPPELSILLAPSDLGSLELSHSASRFDRPEFKIKLLGSWNETEGEGSYEYLEVTGERQIVVSIVNLPEELDPDERQDAIARNVAAHNAQTRAEAEGAEVRFTEVRFHETPESMQARWTATSMGGNLFVANAIYALPTRFVSLSYRDYRPNLSDETRGRQAGESVASFRVK from the coding sequence GTGTCCGAGGATCTCCTCCTCTACGCACAGCTCGGGCGCGCCGACCGCATCGCGCGGCTCGTCGCCGGCGGCGTCGATCCGGACTGGCGGCGCGAGGATGGCGTCACGACGCTGATGATGGCGGCGATGACGGGGCGGCTCGAGGTCATGAGCTCGCTCATCGACTGCGGGGCGACGATCGATCTCCAGGCCCCGGACGGGACGACCGCGCTCCTCGCCGCGTGCGCCTACGCGCGAACGACGCGCGACATCGCCGGGGTCGAGCTCCTCCTCGCGCGCGGCGCCGATCCGAACCTCGGAAACACCGAGGGGAACGACGCGCTGATGCTGTGCGCGCGGCACGGCCTCGTCGAAGGGGTCGTCGCGCTCGTGAAGGCGGGGGCGAAGCCGAACCGTGCGAACCGCCACGGCAGCACCGCGCTCATGCAGGCGGCGCGCGGTCACCTCGTCGAGACGGTGCGCGTCCTCCTACGCGCCGGCGCCGACCGCGCGCTCCTCGACGAGAACGGCCTCAACGCCTCGCGCTACGCCTACGAGGTGGGACCGCCGCCGCCGGAGCTGTCGATCCTCCTCGCGCCGAGCGATCTCGGCTCGCTCGAGCTCTCCCACAGCGCGTCGCGGTTCGACCGGCCCGAGTTCAAGATCAAGCTCCTCGGGTCGTGGAACGAGACCGAGGGGGAGGGGAGCTACGAGTACCTCGAGGTCACGGGCGAGCGGCAGATCGTGGTCTCGATCGTGAACCTCCCGGAGGAGCTCGATCCGGACGAGCGCCAGGACGCGATCGCGCGGAACGTGGCCGCCCACAACGCCCAGACGCGGGCGGAGGCGGAGGGCGCGGAGGTGCGCTTCACGGAGGTGCGCTTCCACGAGACGCCGGAGAGCATGCAGGCGCGCTGGACGGCGACGTCGATGGGCGGAAACCTCTTCGTCGCGAACGCGATCTACGCGCTCCCGACGCGTTTCGTGAGCCTCTCGTACCGCGACTACCGCCCCAACCTCAGCGACGAGACGCGCGGCCGGCAGGCGGGGGAGAGCGTCGCCTCGTTCCGCGTGAAGTAG
- a CDS encoding TonB-dependent receptor plug domain-containing protein yields the protein MADARAEARTHFKAGMDAIAAKKYAEGIAELEVAYKILPHPNVLFNIARAYADAGNAEKALEYYKRYAAENPPDKEEVLATIERLEAANKKPEPTKPSEPVVPPPPPPPPPTGEPAPPPEDVFAEKIVTASKGSQSPLEASASTAVITEQDIRLSGITKIPELLRRLAGVDIMEVTGAQTEVSIRGFNQRLSNKTLVLVDGRSVYADILGATIWQTLSIGVEDIERIEIVRGPGSSLYGSDAFNGVINIITKRPGEGKNGIAGGYGSQATTHGSLWASGREGELGWRTAAGYDYLPRWSREVPNGRADVRTGVGDQVESARTIRLDARGSRTFGRAGTLNFGGGLAQGSVEILGIGSLQDIVLPTFTQTDLTTSWTSEHFDARVFWNRLRANSTLNVNYVGQSLLPSRIQQNVVDGETVYKTRFSFSESVKNDLRVGGAYRYKNVEWSYLDHDRFEHHYSLFLHDELNAGERLAFIADYRVDWVPYLASFQQSPRGAVLVHPSSQSTMRASVATAYRKPTFLESYLRLPTQLPITGTASYADGVRRDDPNFRVNVERIFSAEVGYLNQESDRFTVEAAAYFNRVSSLIQLASNRPLTVADFPVAGRQDLSTGFFPAGFTGFENQCQAYNVYGGEAGVRTFPMEGLDVYGNYTLNLLQQDNSDCTPAQLSRVVPDQRTSQHKVNAGVQLRTKPGFDGSLDFHFVSVQSWAEQVTNFVRQQIEQQRFRVAGYALLNARVGYRFLGDHADVSVMAFNLFGVQHREHPFGQLLDRRLMLLATYKF from the coding sequence TTGGCCGATGCGCGGGCGGAGGCGCGGACGCACTTCAAGGCGGGCATGGATGCGATCGCGGCGAAGAAGTACGCCGAGGGGATCGCCGAGCTCGAGGTCGCGTACAAGATCCTCCCGCACCCCAACGTCCTCTTCAACATCGCGCGGGCGTACGCGGACGCCGGGAACGCCGAGAAGGCGCTCGAGTACTACAAGCGCTACGCGGCCGAGAACCCGCCCGACAAGGAGGAGGTGCTCGCGACGATCGAGCGGCTCGAGGCGGCGAACAAGAAGCCGGAGCCGACGAAGCCTTCGGAGCCCGTCGTGCCGCCTCCCCCGCCGCCGCCGCCCCCCACCGGCGAGCCGGCGCCGCCGCCGGAGGACGTCTTCGCCGAGAAGATCGTCACCGCCTCGAAGGGGTCGCAGAGCCCGCTCGAGGCTTCGGCGTCGACCGCCGTCATCACCGAGCAGGACATCCGGCTCTCCGGCATCACCAAGATCCCGGAGCTGCTCCGCCGCCTCGCCGGCGTCGACATCATGGAGGTCACCGGCGCGCAGACCGAGGTGTCGATCCGCGGCTTCAACCAGCGGCTCTCGAACAAGACGCTCGTCCTCGTCGACGGGCGCTCCGTCTACGCCGACATCCTCGGCGCCACGATCTGGCAGACCTTGTCGATCGGGGTCGAGGACATCGAGCGGATCGAGATCGTGCGCGGGCCCGGCTCCTCGCTCTACGGCTCCGACGCGTTCAACGGGGTCATCAACATCATCACCAAGCGTCCGGGCGAGGGGAAGAACGGGATCGCGGGCGGGTACGGCTCGCAGGCCACGACCCACGGCTCGCTCTGGGCCTCCGGCCGCGAAGGCGAGCTCGGCTGGCGCACGGCGGCCGGCTACGACTACCTCCCGCGCTGGTCGCGCGAGGTCCCGAACGGGCGCGCCGACGTGCGCACCGGCGTCGGCGACCAGGTCGAGAGCGCGCGCACGATCCGCCTCGACGCGCGCGGCTCCCGCACCTTCGGGCGCGCCGGCACGCTGAATTTTGGCGGCGGCCTCGCGCAGGGCTCGGTCGAGATCCTCGGCATCGGCTCGCTCCAGGACATCGTGCTCCCGACCTTCACCCAGACGGACCTCACCACCTCGTGGACGTCGGAGCACTTCGACGCGCGCGTCTTCTGGAACCGCCTCCGCGCCAACTCCACCCTCAACGTCAATTACGTCGGGCAGTCGCTGCTCCCGTCGCGCATTCAGCAGAACGTCGTCGACGGCGAGACGGTCTACAAGACGCGCTTCTCGTTCTCGGAGTCGGTCAAGAACGACCTCCGCGTCGGAGGGGCTTATCGCTACAAGAACGTCGAGTGGAGCTATCTCGATCACGATCGCTTCGAGCACCACTATTCGCTCTTCCTCCACGACGAGCTGAACGCGGGAGAGCGGCTCGCCTTCATTGCCGATTATCGCGTCGACTGGGTGCCGTATCTCGCCAGCTTCCAGCAGTCGCCGCGCGGCGCCGTGCTCGTCCACCCGTCGAGCCAGTCGACGATGCGCGCCTCGGTCGCGACCGCGTACCGCAAGCCGACGTTCCTCGAGTCGTATTTGCGATTGCCGACCCAACTCCCCATCACCGGCACCGCCTCGTACGCCGACGGCGTGCGGCGCGACGATCCGAATTTTCGCGTGAACGTCGAGCGGATCTTCAGCGCCGAGGTGGGGTATCTGAACCAGGAGAGCGACCGCTTCACGGTGGAGGCGGCGGCGTACTTCAACCGCGTCTCGAGCCTCATCCAGCTCGCGAGCAACCGGCCGCTCACCGTCGCGGACTTCCCGGTCGCGGGGCGGCAGGACCTCTCGACCGGGTTCTTCCCCGCCGGGTTCACCGGGTTCGAGAACCAGTGCCAGGCCTACAACGTCTACGGCGGCGAGGCGGGCGTCCGCACGTTCCCGATGGAGGGGCTCGACGTCTATGGCAACTACACGCTGAACCTCCTCCAGCAGGACAACTCCGATTGCACGCCGGCGCAGCTCTCGCGCGTCGTGCCGGACCAGCGCACGAGCCAGCACAAGGTGAACGCCGGCGTGCAGCTCCGCACGAAGCCGGGGTTCGACGGCTCGCTCGACTTCCACTTCGTCAGCGTCCAGTCGTGGGCGGAGCAGGTGACGAACTTCGTGCGGCAACAGATCGAGCAGCAGCGCTTCCGCGTCGCCGGGTATGCGCTCCTCAACGCGCGCGTCGGCTATCGTTTCCTCGGCGATCACGCCGACGTGTCCGTCATGGCGTTCAACCTCTTCGGCGTCCAGCACCGCGAGCATCCGTTCGGTCAGCTCCTCGACCGCCGCTTGATGCTCCTCGCTACGTACAAGTTCTGA
- a CDS encoding HlyC/CorC family transporter produces the protein MAALVVSVLCLALNAFFVAAEFAVVKVRLSELELLARHGDRRAARAAGVLEKLDRYLSVTQVGITIASLGLGWVAEPAIAAVADRAAVAVTGSALGRTGHLVVDVVGLGTLTFLHVLVGELVPKAIAIRHSVATTLATAPALRVANVVLWPILWVLDHAQRAVLRLIGVDPEMTEGSLSEEEIVGILTANAGRSPEAIDKRHTLERVLRFAVRPVRQIMVPRVDVFALSIDTTGAEAFAQLQKHEYSRIPLYDGTLDDIVGYLYAKEFLLDDGARSRPNLRGLERHTLFIPETRDGLDALRDLQRARTPMAFVVDEYGGTSGILTIEELVEEVFGEIRDELDAEHAKIVRRADNDWSVDPRVSIDDLRDAGVPLEHVGPMESVGKIVLDRLAHVPRVGDVAVLADGVVAEVVSIARRRIRRLRVRAAT, from the coding sequence ATGGCGGCGCTCGTCGTTTCGGTGCTCTGCCTCGCGCTGAACGCGTTCTTCGTCGCGGCCGAGTTCGCGGTCGTGAAGGTGCGGCTCAGCGAGCTCGAGCTCTTGGCGCGTCATGGCGATCGCCGCGCGGCGCGGGCGGCGGGCGTGCTCGAGAAGCTGGACCGCTACCTCTCCGTCACGCAGGTCGGCATCACGATCGCGAGCCTCGGCCTCGGCTGGGTGGCGGAGCCGGCGATCGCCGCCGTCGCCGATCGCGCCGCGGTCGCGGTGACCGGCAGCGCGCTCGGCCGCACCGGTCACCTCGTCGTCGACGTCGTCGGCCTCGGCACGCTCACGTTCCTCCACGTCCTCGTCGGCGAGCTCGTCCCGAAGGCGATCGCGATCCGTCACTCCGTCGCGACGACGCTCGCGACCGCGCCGGCGCTGCGCGTCGCGAACGTCGTGCTCTGGCCGATCCTCTGGGTCCTCGACCACGCGCAGCGCGCCGTGCTGCGGCTCATCGGCGTCGACCCCGAGATGACGGAGGGCTCGCTGAGCGAGGAGGAGATCGTCGGCATCCTCACCGCCAACGCGGGCCGCTCGCCGGAGGCGATCGACAAGCGGCACACGCTGGAGCGGGTCCTTCGCTTCGCGGTGCGGCCGGTGCGGCAGATCATGGTCCCGCGCGTCGACGTCTTCGCGCTCTCGATCGACACGACCGGCGCGGAGGCGTTCGCGCAGCTCCAGAAGCACGAGTACTCGCGCATCCCGCTCTACGACGGCACGCTCGACGACATCGTGGGGTACCTCTACGCGAAGGAGTTCCTCCTCGACGACGGCGCGCGGTCGCGCCCGAACCTGCGCGGCCTCGAGCGCCACACGCTCTTCATCCCCGAGACGCGTGACGGCCTCGACGCGCTCCGCGATCTGCAGCGCGCGCGCACGCCGATGGCGTTCGTCGTCGACGAGTACGGTGGCACGAGCGGCATCCTGACGATCGAGGAGCTGGTGGAGGAGGTCTTCGGCGAGATCCGCGACGAGCTCGACGCCGAGCACGCGAAGATCGTCCGCCGCGCGGACAACGACTGGTCCGTCGACCCGCGCGTGAGCATCGACGACCTCCGCGACGCGGGCGTGCCGCTCGAGCACGTCGGCCCGATGGAGTCGGTCGGCAAGATCGTCCTCGACCGCCTCGCGCACGTCCCGCGCGTCGGCGACGTCGCGGTCCTCGCCGACGGCGTCGTCGCCGAGGTCGTCTCGATCGCCCGCCGCCGCATCCGCCGCCTCCGCGTCCGCGCGGCGACGTGA